A genome region from Dickeya chrysanthemi NCPPB 402 includes the following:
- the pldB gene encoding lysophospholipase L2, producing the protein MNPYPECLLTREWQYAAFVTGPLLDFWRQRQEGMFIGVDDVPIRFVRFTSPLHQHLVVVLPGRTDSYVKYAEVAYDLFQCGYDVLMMDHRGQGRSGRLLKDRYRGHVKRFSDYVDDVATLWQQQVAPGHYTKGHYTKRFALAHSMGGAILAQFLARQPQAFDAVALCAPMCGILLPMPRWLAWRILDWAERHPAIRDYYAIGTSPWRPLPFMANVLTHSHARYRRHVRFYADDPDLRIGGPTYHWVREALLVETQLLPQAAEITTPLLLLQAEEERVVDNRSQDAFCRALAAAGHPCADGRPYVVRGARHDILSEKDAMRADAFGRILQHFNDYH; encoded by the coding sequence ATGAATCCGTATCCGGAATGCCTGCTGACCAGAGAGTGGCAGTACGCCGCATTTGTTACCGGGCCGCTGCTGGATTTCTGGCGACAGCGTCAGGAAGGGATGTTCATCGGCGTGGATGACGTGCCTATCCGTTTCGTTCGTTTTACCTCGCCGTTGCACCAGCATCTGGTGGTGGTATTGCCCGGCCGTACCGACAGCTACGTAAAATACGCCGAGGTAGCCTACGACCTGTTCCAGTGCGGTTACGACGTGTTGATGATGGACCACCGTGGTCAGGGGCGTTCCGGCCGGTTGCTGAAAGACCGTTATCGCGGGCATGTTAAGCGCTTTAGCGATTATGTGGACGATGTGGCGACGCTGTGGCAGCAACAGGTGGCGCCGGGGCACTATACAAAGGGGCACTATACAAAACGGTTCGCGCTGGCGCATTCAATGGGCGGTGCGATTCTGGCGCAGTTTCTGGCGCGTCAGCCACAAGCGTTCGATGCGGTGGCGCTGTGCGCGCCGATGTGCGGCATCCTGCTGCCGATGCCGCGCTGGCTGGCCTGGCGCATTTTGGACTGGGCCGAGCGCCACCCGGCGATACGGGACTATTATGCCATCGGCACCAGCCCGTGGCGTCCGCTGCCGTTTATGGCCAATGTGCTGACCCACAGCCATGCGCGCTACCGTCGCCATGTGCGTTTTTATGCCGACGACCCGGATTTGCGTATCGGCGGCCCGACTTATCACTGGGTGCGGGAAGCCTTGCTGGTGGAAACGCAACTGTTACCACAGGCGGCGGAGATCACCACGCCGTTGCTGCTGTTGCAGGCGGAAGAAGAACGGGTGGTGGATAACCGCAGCCAGGACGCCTTCTGTCGGGCGCTGGCGGCAGCCGGTCACCCGTGTGCGGATGGCCGACCTTACGTCGTTCGCGGTGCCCGTCACGATATTCTGTCGGAAAAGGATGCGATGCGGGCCGACGCCTTCGGGCGAATTTTGCAACATTTCAACGATTATCATTAA
- the yigL gene encoding sugar/pyridoxal phosphate phosphatase YigL, whose product MYPIVASDLDGTLLSPDHTLSPYAKETLRLMTEQGIHFVFATGRHHMDVAQIRDNLAISAYMITSNGARVHNTDGELIFSHNLDRDIAQELYGMVYHHPEIMTHVYRDDEWFLCRSRPEEERFFTETVFRYKLFDPETLGTDGVGKVFFTCEDHDKLLPLEEALNARWGDRVNVSFSTLSCLEVMAGGVSKGHALEQVAKILGHTIKDCIAFGDGMNDYEMLSMAGKGCIMSNAHQRLKDMLPNNEVIGTNIEHAVPKYLRRLYF is encoded by the coding sequence ATGTACCCGATTGTTGCTTCCGATCTGGACGGCACACTGTTGTCGCCTGATCACACCCTGTCACCCTATGCTAAAGAAACCCTGCGCCTGATGACGGAACAGGGCATTCATTTTGTGTTTGCCACCGGTCGCCACCATATGGATGTGGCACAGATTCGCGATAATCTGGCGATCAGCGCTTATATGATTACCTCGAACGGCGCACGGGTGCATAACACCGACGGCGAGCTGATTTTCAGTCACAATCTGGACCGCGACATCGCCCAGGAACTATATGGTATGGTCTATCACCATCCGGAAATCATGACTCACGTTTATCGCGACGATGAGTGGTTTCTGTGCCGCTCTCGTCCTGAGGAAGAGCGCTTTTTTACCGAGACGGTGTTCCGCTACAAGCTGTTCGACCCGGAAACGCTGGGTACGGACGGCGTCGGCAAGGTGTTTTTCACCTGTGAGGATCACGACAAACTGCTGCCGCTGGAAGAAGCGCTGAACGCGCGCTGGGGTGATCGGGTGAACGTCAGTTTCTCCACCCTGAGCTGTCTGGAAGTGATGGCGGGCGGCGTATCTAAAGGCCACGCACTGGAACAGGTGGCGAAAATCCTCGGTCACACCATCAAAGATTGCATCGCCTTCGGCGACGGCATGAACGACTATGAAATGCTGTCGATGGCGGGCAAGGGCTGCATCATGAGCAATGCCCACCAGCGACTGAAAGACATGCTGCCGAACAACGAGGTGATTGGCACCAACATCGAACACGCGGTGCCAAAATACCTGCGTCGTCTTTATTTCTGA